One genomic segment of Mastomys coucha isolate ucsf_1 unplaced genomic scaffold, UCSF_Mcou_1 pScaffold22, whole genome shotgun sequence includes these proteins:
- the Commd8 gene encoding COMM domain-containing protein 8 isoform X1, whose translation MEPEEGTPLWRLQKLPPEQGARFLHKIIDGICGRAYPTHQDYRSVWDPTEWKHVLEDVTTFFKAVVGRNFSEEETLQQLNQLNSCHQETVLKCLKSRRNEIKQVLLGEIVDISCAQLQDFDWQLKLALSSDKIATLQMPLLNLHLDVKENGEVKPYSVEMSKEELQKLISSLEAANKVVLQLK comes from the exons ATGGAGCCGGAAGAGGGGACGCCGCTTTGGCGGCTGCAGAAGCTGCCTCCGGAGCAAGGCGCCCGG TTTCTTCACAAAATTATTGATGGCATCTGCGGCCGAGCTTATCCTACCCACCAGGATTATCGTAGTGTTTGGGATCCAACTGAATGGAAGCATGTTCTAGAAGATGTTACCACGTTTTTCAAAGCTGTGGTTGGCAGAAACTTTTCTGAGGAAGAG ACACTTCAGCAGTTGAACCAGCTGAATTCATGTCATCAAGAAactgttttgaaatgtttaaagAGTAGGAGAAATGAAATCAAGCAGGTCCTTTTAGGAGAAATAGTTGATATTTCTTGTGCACAGCTGCAGGATTTTGATTGGCAATTAAAG CTCGCGCTTTCTAGTGACAAGATTGCCACCTTGCAGATGCCCCTTTTAAACCTTCACCTGGACGTGAAGGAAAATGGTGAAGTGAAACCATACTCGGTAGAAATGAGTAAAGAGGAGTTACAGAAGCTGATCAGCTCCTTGGAGGCAGCTAATAAG GTGGTCCTGCAGTTAAAATAA
- the Commd8 gene encoding COMM domain-containing protein 8 isoform X2, with the protein MEPEEGTPLWRLQKLPPEQGARTLQQLNQLNSCHQETVLKCLKSRRNEIKQVLLGEIVDISCAQLQDFDWQLKLALSSDKIATLQMPLLNLHLDVKENGEVKPYSVEMSKEELQKLISSLEAANKVVLQLK; encoded by the exons ATGGAGCCGGAAGAGGGGACGCCGCTTTGGCGGCTGCAGAAGCTGCCTCCGGAGCAAGGCGCCCGG ACACTTCAGCAGTTGAACCAGCTGAATTCATGTCATCAAGAAactgttttgaaatgtttaaagAGTAGGAGAAATGAAATCAAGCAGGTCCTTTTAGGAGAAATAGTTGATATTTCTTGTGCACAGCTGCAGGATTTTGATTGGCAATTAAAG CTCGCGCTTTCTAGTGACAAGATTGCCACCTTGCAGATGCCCCTTTTAAACCTTCACCTGGACGTGAAGGAAAATGGTGAAGTGAAACCATACTCGGTAGAAATGAGTAAAGAGGAGTTACAGAAGCTGATCAGCTCCTTGGAGGCAGCTAATAAG GTGGTCCTGCAGTTAAAATAA